Genomic segment of Sarcophilus harrisii chromosome 4, mSarHar1.11, whole genome shotgun sequence:
CCTCGAGCTTCTGTCTTTGTCATCAGTCCCAGGCCGCAGCCTCGGCCTCTGCTGCCATCCCTGGGTCCGTGTGGCCCCGCTGCAGTTGTGGCCAGCGCCTGCTCGGAAGCAGCGGGCTGAATCGGAAGACCCCGGGGCCCTTTCTGTTTCTGACATTTTACTGGGGCGGAAGGTGCCAAGGAAGCCGTGGGTGCTTTCTCTCCTGGCCAGTATACACAATAAAAAACGTATTCTCGAGCACCGACTGTACTGCTCACTAGTTGACTGCAAGCGGTGGATGCTGTGCAGGCTGTGCCCACGGCCGGAGAAATGGCACAAAACGGGGTCCCACTAAAATGCAGAAGGGATGGGGAACGGGGAGGATGGGACAGGCAAAGGATGAGCCAAGGATTAGGGTAAATGGTGGCTCAAATGTCCGGCTCCACAGTTCCCTGCAAAGGTACCTCTGACATTGTGAGATGTGGTGTTTGGGTTTGAGTGGAACACTGAAAATGTAGGGAAATTACTGCATCGATCCAAGCAGGTGAGTGCCGTTTGTTCAGTAGTGGTggtggagaaggagaaggaattttAATAAACCAAGTTTTTAAACAGGAAGGACTGAATGGGGGTTTATGCTCCTGACAAATTGTGGCGTCAAAAGAAGCAAGATTAAGGGGAATGATGAGTAGGCAGCTGGATTTTCAGTGGGGGGTGAAAGTAGCTTAAGTGATGGGTTTGGAACTTGGGAGAAAGGTcaagaaaaagatttagaaacCATCTGCTTAAGTGTGATTGAAGCCCTGCAAGTAAGATCAAAAGCTGGAGGCCCAGGACAACCCCTCCTGAAGCTGCTAAGTATCGTAGAAGGAAGGAGTATTCAGAGGGAAGTCTTCTTTGTCCCCtgggaagaggaaatggaggcctTTACTGACTTTACTTAAGCCAACCTGTTCCGGCCTGGTTTGGAAGAGGGACAGATCTCAAATGCAGCTGAGTTAAGGCAGCATTGAGTATCTGTCACTGTCTGAAAAGATGGAGTCAGTGCAAAATCAGCAGGGTTTCGTCCGAAACAGCTGTTTGTCTGATCAGAAGATTAGTTCCCTTGTGGTTGCATTTCAATTCCCTGTTCAAGCCTGTGTCCTTGGGCCCTTTCTCATGTGTCAGACTGCTCTGGCCTTTTAAATATCCCAGGCGTCTTGGACAAGACGTTTTCTGCTGCGTTTTTGGCCTTACCTTTCCTGGGTGTCTTTGGATGTCCTTCCTATGTCATGTGCCTGTCCCCCAGCCCAAGGACAGGCAAATAAGCATTGTCTTTTCCAGTCCTGTGGAGTGGTAGAGATTGGGGATAACATGACAGTCACTTAAAACAGCTCGAGATTTGGAATGGTGAAGGTTAAAATTGGCCGGCTTCGGCAGCCAAGGTCACTCAGCTGACAGAGACAAGGTGGGACTTGAATATCTGGTACCTCTAGAAGGCATTTCTGAACCCAGAAGGATTGTCTTAATGCTATAAACATTTCTTGCTGCTTTAAACATTTCTCCAGAATAGGATCATTCCTCTAATCTCTATACTTGAAAACATAAGGTCCAACTTGATCTAGTCTGTTTTCCCTGTCCCTTGGTGCTGCCCTCCCTCATTTACCTCAGCTCTCTCTCAAACTGGATCCTCACCCTGAAATCAAGAGTGTGGTGCGACATCGACAGCTTCTCCTGTTAAATGCTCATTGTCAGTTGTAACAGCAGCAGCTGGCGTTCATAGAACGTTCACCTCAAGGTTTATGAAGCACTTTCACTACAACCCGCTGGAGTGAGCAGCAGAAGTAACGGTTGCCttattttacagctaaagaaatAAGAGTCAGAAGGTAAAGTCACCCAAACAAGTGTCAGAATCAGAGTTTGTGAGCCAGAGATTTCCTAGTGTTCTTCCCAACACTCCCTGGGACTGATGGGGTGAGAGAGGAGTGCCCCTAAGAATGGGAGCATAGCACTTCTCTGATTTTCTGTTCTCTCTGTGAAGCCCAGAGGCCTTTGCCAAAGTGCTGTAGCCATGGACTCGTTTCCCAAAGTCACCATCCAGGCGCTGTTTCTAAGTGATGTTGCCTGGGCCCTTCCTGTCCCTAGGATCCTAAGAGCAGCCCTGGCAGACTGAACATTCCCAAGAAGAGCAGGGTGTCTCCCTGCCCCCTTTAGCCTCAAATTCTACCCAATAGGAGGGAACAACTGGCTTGAGAAGAAGGCCAAAAGCTAAAAGTGCATTTCCTCACAGGGTCCTGGGCAGCAGCATAGTCAAATTCCCAGGCTCACTATCCCACCCACCCCAGAACACagattttggaagagagaagTAGCAATCTTTGTGTTGTCATCCTAGTTAAAATTGCAGTCGTTCAACAGTTCCAAGCAGGCACCTAACTCTGGCCCAGAGACTAAAGTGGTAGATGTACTCTGACCTTGGAGTTTCCATTCTACGCATATAATACTTACGTGGGGAAGCCAGTACAGACTGGAAGCAAAAGAAATGCAGCGATGGGAGGGATGAGACAACTGGGGAGCACCTAGAGGAAAGTGATGTTTGCACAGACCAGTGAAGGGCCCTGGCTTGGATCAGGGATGGGGCACCACTGGGTAAAAATCCCGAGGTGGGAGGCAAAATGTTGTGAGACCAGGCAGTTGATTAATTTGGCTGGTGGCAGGTATTGTGTGAGAGGGAGGAATGCGTGGCCAGATGTCCCAGGCCTGGCCATAGATGCCAACCAGGAGTCTGTATTTTATACCAGAAGCAATGGGAAGGCACTGAGCTTCTTGAGTGAAGAAGTGACAGATTGTACTAATTAGGGATGTCACTTTGGCAGCTGTTCAGATGGCAAGCAGAGTGGGGGAGAAACTGAGTCCACAGAGACCATCTGGGAGGCCACTGTGGTGGTGCATGCAAGAGACGTGAGCAGAGAAGGAAGGACGGGCTGGGGCAGTGGGGAGCATGGTGCCAAGCACCGAAGGAGGGTACGGGGTTCTGGGGGAGCCTGCCTCCCACCTCCTCATGAACTGGTTAGAGTCAGATTTGGAGCTGGCTGAGTCAGAAGGAAGCCGGATCCCCATTTCCTTTGGAAGCTCCGCTCCCGAGTCACTGGGTGTCTTTGGCTGAATCCTCCCACTCTGGGCCCTCAGGACCAGCCAGTCTGAGATCATTCCCCACATTCTTTCCCTGGAGGTTTAAAGATTGATGGTTCATTCCTTTAACCAGGCATCCGCATCCTTCCTACTGCAGATCAGATTTCAGCTTGCTCTTCTTTCCATGTCACTGGCCAATAATAcgattcatttcagttcaatgtGTTCCAGACACTGTACTCTGCTCTCCCGATGCTCTCCTCCAGTGTCTCAGCCTGGCATGGAGGAGACGCCCATGGATCATAAACAGCCGGTGACTTCTGTCTCCCGAAAGAGAAATGCTTCGAGTATAGCCTGAACACCAAGTTCAGAGAGAGTCATTCGTGTCGGCCAGAAGATGCCGGGGTCTTCAGCCACCACTACTCCGACAAGGGGCAGAAGTCCCAGGTTGGGTCCCAGCTGCCCTTGGACAGCTCAGCCAACCTCATCCAATGGGGATAATATTGTCAACGATACTTCTTAAAGTGGTgatgaaataaaattctaaacCATAAAGTGTTATACAAATGTGACCTGTTACTGAAAGTGCTGATAAACTAATATGGAAAGATTGGAGAAAGAGGGATTGGGTGATGGAGCTTAAAGCCCGGGAAGATAGGTTCTGTTCTTCCTGTCTATTTCCCTTGATGTATGTATTTCTTATGGAGAGACAGCCTCATTTCTGTATTTGTAGCCATGGTGTCTTGCATAGTTCCTGAcacttagacacttaataaatacctattaacTGAGTAGAAGCGGACAGCTGAATTGATTAGTTTTGGTGGGGAGGGCCAGCATACTCATTCTTGTCCCCCTCCATCCTCTTCACCCTATTTGGGTGGGTACCACTGAGTAGGGTAGAATCtagacctggaaaaaaaaaaaaatcaagcaccTTCCCAAGCTGTCTCACCCCTAACCACAAGAGGTCTAGCCAAGGTTTGGCCCATGATCCTTCTGATCTCGGAGAATGACGACATTCAGGAGCTCCAAAATTCCTTCTGGAGTCCAGAAAAGCGGAAGATGTCCAGAAGCTTCCCGTCTGGCCTAGCCAGACCAAGCAGCCATATCCTGGCCGAATGTGGCGCATTCATTACCATCCTGACTCGGTCACAATGCCTCTTTTTTTGCCCTGCCCTGCCTGTGTGCAAGCGTGCCAACCCCAATATCTGAACTAATGCTTAGCGTCACAGATCATCTAAGGCTTTCTGGGAAGGGTCCTTAGCCAGGACCCTGAATAGCTCCAGTCTCTCCAAGTCACTTAGTTGAAGCTGCCCTTCTATCTTTTCCATCACCACCTGGGAGGGGAGCCACACCCCCTTCCCAGCTCTACTCAGTCAGGACTCCCATTTCAAGGCTATGGAATAGTTAAAATTTAGCCTCTTGTAAAAGCTGGGAACCTACTTGTGATCTTTCTTTTTCAGTGCCATTAGTACGCCTCATTTTATGCAAGAAAAGGACTCCCAAAAGGCTGATGTtagtattattttaaaggaatagtcCTGGGGAGGGAAATGCTTGTTAAAGAAATCCGTTGGTTAGAACTCAGGTAAAGCAGAGTCCTGGAAAGTAACTGGCACCTTTGGGTTTGGAAAGAGTTTTCAGATTTTCTTAAAATCTGTAAGGGGTCCAAGGAGATTCATGGAACAAGGTCAGATCTCTAACCAGGTCTGCGGCAGGAGCCGAAGCAGGTTGATGACTCCGCCATGTGATTTCTTTATGAGAAATCAGAATTAGCTGGGGTGGCCCACCTCCTAATCCTGCAAGTGCTAGGGAGCCCCTTCGGAAATGGTTTATTCCAGTGGAAGTGGTTCAGTCTGCAATAACCAAACACTTCCTTATTATCCCTCATTATGCATGGGTacctgcgtgtgtgtgtgtgtgtgtgtgtgtgtgtgtgtgtgtgtgtgtggtgtctGCTGGCTAGCACATCCCCAGCACTCCCTTTGTTCCCAGCTTTAGAGCCATTTTCCTAGCCCAGCTTGCCTCTGCCTGCCAGTCAcctgcttcccctccccctctacTGCCCAGTCAGGGCCACATCCTGAAGCCTTCGGTTAATGAAGTTTCTCATTAACCAGCCAACTCTAatgttctctcccttcttccccagagGCAAGCCCACTGGGTGGTGAGCCCCGCCCCTCCCGCCACCACTGTCTCCCGAGGAAACCGTAGACCACAGTTCCTTTAGTACAATGGGATCACTGAGGGATCTACCCAGTgccccccaccacacacacacacacacacacacacacacacacacaaagcccTTCTATGATGAAGCTTTTCAAGGGCCTTCCAGTTGCCATGGCAACACTTCTCCCTAGCAGGCCCATTGGCCCCTCCCAAGGGCCCATCCCTGCGGTGAGAACATCCTGGCCTCCTCCCCCAACCTGCATCCAGCCCACCAGATGGTCCTCCCTGGTCCTGGGGGAAAGGAGGCTGACTCAGGACCCTGCAGACTCAATTACCTGCCTCCAGGCTCATGCCCCAAGTCCTCGAGGATACTTGGCTTCCTGGAGAATAACCCTGCCCCGGTCTCTTAACCCCAATGGGGGAAGATCACTGGGCTTAggggtcagaagacctgggttcaaaccccAGTTCTGCCCCTTTGTGCCGAGTTCCTCAAGCAATTCACTTCTTTGCAAAATAAGGGGTTCTTAACTCTTCTGTGCCATCGGCCCCCTTGGCTGCCCAGTGAAGTGCCCTACCCCCTCGCCGAATggctttaaatgcataaaatccaGAGCATTATAAAGGAGCCAAATACATCAAAATAAAGTTATCCCAAAATGTTTCTAATACTCCCAGTTGGGCATGGTGGTCATGCTCATGCTCCCTACTGCTGGGGAAGTGAGGTTCTGAGCTGTAATGAGCTATGCTGATTTGGGGGTCTACTCCAAGTTTGGCCCTCGAGAATGGGGTCTAAGATGGTCTGAGGAAGGCTCAGGTCAAAGGTTGGGTGCTGATGAGAGCTGGACCCTGCCTAGAAGACCCTGTCTCAAAAAAAAAGGGGTGGGTGGGAGTGATCCTCAGATTCAGTTGTATCAACTAGCCTGAGGTCTGGACCGGGTCTCCAGGCTGGGTCTCCAGGCCAGGCCTCCCGGCTTGCCTTAGACTTTGATGCTGATTGGAGAAAGGGCCATAGCAGTAAGAGGCAGGAGGGATCCAGTGAAGAGAGTGATCCTGGATTGGGAATTCAAGCCCCAGCTTGGCCCcttaccacctgtgtgaccctggaaagcCCCCTCacctctgtcagcctcagtttccttacctgtaaattaaaggtcctggactaaatggtctcttgAACCTCTCCCTGCTCTAAAGCTTCAGATTCTATGCCATGTCTCCCCATGGAGCAAAAGCCAAAGACCTTTGGGGGAAAGGCCCCGTCTGCGGGCCGACCTCCACGCTCCCAGCAGAGGATAGTCCGAGTGGCCAGAGATCCGGCCTGGAACAGATGGAGGGGAAGCAGCCCCCAGGGAACAAGGCGATGAGGTCCGAGGGGCCCCGGGGCCGGTTGGCACATACCCCCTCTCTGTTGTGTTTCCAACTGGGCAAGCAgtgcacacaaaaaaaaagactttattgcCTGGTGGGCTTCATGGCAGAGGTAGGACTCTGgagggcgggcgggcgggcgggagTTGGCGAGGCacagaggaaggggaaggacaGTGCAAGCAGAGAAGGTGGGAATGAGCTGAGCATGCAGTGTTCAGTAGGCCGGTCTCATCATCATCTTCACCATCACATTTATTGAGGGGCCTGGTGGGCAGGGCACTAGACAGAACACACAAAGACAAGGACCCTGCCCTCTGGGAGGTCCCATTCTAAAGAGACAAGACAGAAAAGGACAGAGTGTTCTCGGTGCCGGGCATTCTGGTTCGCCCGCTCTTGTTGCTGGACAGaagcgccccctccccccccaatgcCACAGCGCCCTCACCCCTTCATGCCGGGGGTGCCCAGGGCTTGAAGTGTATGGATGGGCcgatggggggagggggacggTGTGTGGTCCCAAGGGCTACCTGGCCATCCTGGGTGAAGGCCCTCCTGGTAGCCACAAGAATGGAAccaggggagaggaagagaccaGGTAGAAATCTGAGGACATCTCCAGCTGCCTTGGCGTCATGCCCGGCGAGAGGCCCCTTCCCAGGTTACTGGTGGATCATGGAAaatgcccccacccccaccctgcaAGCCTAGATGTGGGAATGCTCCCTTCTTGGGGCATAGGAAAAAGCAAGCTCTGGCCAGCCCGGaaaccctccccccaccccagccagggagagagaaatagcaGTTCCCTCAAAGCTGGGGGGCAAAATCCCCTGCCCCCCCCAGCTCTACCCACTGTCTCATCTTCCTGGAGCCCCTTTTCCTGGGCTCTGCCTCCAGAGGCAGGGACCTTGCTGGAGTCCTGGGGGAAGGGGAGCCTGCCCCTCCAACACCTCACTCCTCAAGGATGGTGGTGGTAGGAGCCTGGTGTCAAGTCTGTCTGGGGGCCCTCCTAGCGGGGGCCACATCCTAAGCCCTACCGATGGGGGGGTTCGGACTGCGGGGGCCGGGGGCTCAGCAAGGAGGCCTGGCCGAGCAGGCGCAGGGGGGAACCCTGGCCCGGCGGGAGGACAGGGCGGGAGTCCAGAGGCGGGAGGTTTCGGGGGGCTGCGGGCAGGCCCCTGGCAACCCCTGAGGGCAGCAGAGCTGCTGTGGCGGGGGCCAAGGCATAGCGCAGCTGGAAGAGTTTGGTGGGTGCTGCGGCAGGAGGGggcgaggggggagggggaggggtggggggctGGGGCCGCCCCTGCTTCAGCAGCAGTTCCTGAAGCTTCTCAGCCTGGGTCCGGCGAAGATGGGCCAGGGCCCGGCCCCTCTGGAAAGCCGGCAGGAAGGCCTCTAGACTCTGCTCTCCGAGTAGCAGCTGTTCCATCTGCTCCTGGGGCACAAGGAAACAAGAGAAGAGCTTtgtgggagagaggaaggaggatgaGGAATCaagagacaaaaatcaagattgGGGACCTCAGTTCCTCAATGTGGGGCCCACCTCGTGCCCTCCACCACTGTGTCCCCTCAGCACTCAGAAGAGCCTGGCTACCTGGGAGGGAGAGCACAGGGCTGGAAGGCAGTCACAACACCAGGGTACCAATCCTAGCTTCTGCCACTGCCCCCACTGAGGGGCCTCTGCAGCTTGGACAAGGTGGTCTTTGGGATCCCATGAGGAGTTAGGGCATAAACAGCTAAAGACTGGCTCACAAGGGCTGTGAATATAGCCACTAACAGCTTAAAGAGAGATCCACGGTGGTCGAGGAAGGCTCCTCGGAGGAGGAAAGCTAGGAGAAGGGCTTGGAAGCAtttggataaaaagaaaagaggaagggaatagaGACGCAGAGATGGCAGTGGAGGACAGAGCCGCCCCAACAGCCAGGCTGTTGGCAGAATGAGCCGTCACGGCTCGGGGGACAGGGAGAGAGCTCTAAAAGAACTAGAGCAATCAAGCAAagtctccctccccttctcctcttccccaagTCCCATCAAAACAGCCCCCTAAAGGGCAAAACAAATTCTGGTGCATGGACAAAAGCAAGAGCGGcatctaagaaataaaatatttcagagaagcctgggaagattttttaaaagggattcagagtgaagtaaatagaatcagtaaaagaatattataattataatacaatGACCGTAACAACCGAAGCCAAAAGTCCGTAAAAATTGTGTAATTATAAGGAGCAAGCTTTGCCCCGAAAAAGCGTTTAGAAAAATatatctccctccttccttgtaGGAGGTGGACTATGGGGGTGAAATACAACCTTCACTGTCAaacataagcatttattttaattttgataagcttctttcccctcctcatgTTTTAATCTTTAGTACAAGGGCTGGATTGGTTacacagaagaaaaagggagataatttggaaatggatgtgatgtgaaaatgaaaaatagtagtAAAAACgagataaattttataataatcacaaggaaaagaaaagcaatcccTCTCTCCTCACCTCAGCCTCCTGCTCGGCTTCCTCCAGTTCTGCCCGGAGCCCGTTCAGGGCACACTGGGGGTTCCAGCGCTGCACATTCACCTCTGGGAACCacaggaacaaaagaaaactagccccccttccttctcctggATGGAACCAAGGCCCCCTGAGCCCAGGAATTTATCTTCCTGGAGTCACCTCACCCTTTCTAGTGGGAAACCAGAGGGCCCAAAGTGCACAGACCTCTGGGATTGAAGtgatcctgtctcagacacttactagcttaatgtgacactgggcaaatcctttcacctcagtttgcctcagtttcctcatctgtaaaatgggcataatataaCACCTATCTTCCTgagttataaaaatcaaatgagacaatgattGTTTAGCAcactgcctagcacatagtaaatgatatataaatgttagttattatttagTGTTTCTTTGCCTTTGCAAATCCTTCTAATAAGTATCAGAAGTCCCTAAGTTAGGGAAAAGGATGGGGACTGGAGGTATGATTTAACTGGTATAAGATCCCCCAGaaaaagaaactccctctaccagtgCAGGTAGCACCTTTTTTCACCTCAGAGAACTCCCTTGGGACACAGAAAGATGAGTTGACTTACCAAGGGAAAATCATGGAGCCAGGACAGGTCAGAGTTAAGACTTGGATGCAGTTTTTCCTGCTTACAAGGCCCATACAGTACCACCCCATTTCTTGTAAAGTAAAGAATGGGGGGAGGACTGTTGTTCTGTGGCATGACTTGGGGATTTTGAGGGTGTCGAAGAGCCAGGGCTGAGAATCTGAGTGACTTCATTCCCAAAGCCCTTCACTTTGGGGGATGCCCTCCCTCATCCTCCTGATCACCCACTCGGCCTCAGGCCAGAATGAagggggggtgggaggaagagccCGAGGCCCAGAGTCAACCCAAAGCCAAAAAGTCAACCCAATCTCTAGGCACCCTGCCTCTTCCCACCGGAAATGCAGGATCCCCCATAAAGCCCTTCCCTTGCCTCTGGGACCCAAATCTCTGGACTTAGCTTCATCTGCCtcccttcaatatttatctttaCCCCCGCCCCCATATTCTGCCCAACCTCTCAGGGCCTTGCTCCAACCTTTCTAAAATGACACTGAGCTAATCCCTCCTTTGCTCACAGGGGGCCGGCCAGTGTGTTACCAGACCAAGCTCCCGCCTTCACGGTCGGGTCCATCGATGACTTTAATGGGGCAGGAGGGGATGCTTCTGAGAGCAAACAGTGGGGATCTTTGCAGAAGAGCAGGCTTGGGACGGCTCCTTGCACTTACCCAGCCTCTGCTGTTTGTCCCAACAGCTCTCCACCAGCTCCCGGAGCTCTTGGTACTTAATGGCCAAAGCAGCTTTGCCCATCTCCAGCCGAGGCCGAAGGGCCAGGTTCTCCTTGGCCAAGGTGTAGTTAGAGGCCAGACAAGCCTCCCGCTCCAGCTGCAGGCCCTGGAACTAGAGAGAAAGAAGTGGTCTGTCcagccatccatccatctgtccagcCAGCCACTGATCTGCCCACACATTTATACGTACATTCATAATTGTCCATCtgtttatttatctgtctatccagCCATCTGTTCAACTATCCACCCATCcagccccctttttttttttaaattaacccCTCTGCCGTGTGCCCAGCCCCGTATCCCAACATACttcagagaagggaggagaagccACAGTCCCTGCCCTGACGAGGTTTTCCTTCCCTGGACAGAGACAAACCCAGCCACCTGTACAGTGCGCTCCCAGGTGTCAGCGGACAAACGACATCTCATTTTGCTTTGGCCACGATgcaatcaatcagtcaaaaaacatttcttgGGTTTCACTCTGTGCCAGACACCAGGCTGAGCACCAGAGACCCCCAAATGTGGCACAGGggaaagagcactgggtttgAAGCCGGAATACTTTGGAAGTTTCTTCCCATTATAAATCTATGAGTCTGAGACACAGTTTAAGATACAATGTAGTGGGCAAGGCACctaacttggagtcaggaaggcaggttcaaatcctgccatacTTAACCTATTCTGTGACCCTGATCTCAGcttctcttttcccccaaaaaatgggGAGAATTACAGTCAAAATGTAGGGAACTGCACCCCCAAAATGGGAGAATTGTACTCCAAAGGGGGAGAATTGTACCTAAAATATGGGAATGGTACCCCCAAAATGGAGAATTGTATCCCATGGGGAAAAATACATCCCAAATGTGGGGAACAGTATACTAAATGGGGTGAATTATATCCAAATTTGGGGGGAATTACTCCCAAATGGGGAGAATTACACAGGGTTAAGATGTGGGTGACACAGGATGATTGTAAGAgggttttgtaaaccttaaagcacaacGTAAATGTAAGCTGTGT
This window contains:
- the VPS37D gene encoding vacuolar protein sorting-associated protein 37D, coding for MYRARAVRAGPDPGSPGGRFGILSTGQLRDLLQDEPKLDRIVRLSRKFQGLQLEREACLASNYTLAKENLALRPRLEMGKAALAIKYQELRELVESCWDKQQRLEVNVQRWNPQCALNGLRAELEEAEQEAEEQMEQLLLGEQSLEAFLPAFQRGRALAHLRRTQAEKLQELLLKQGRPQPPTPPPPPSPPPAAAPTKLFQLRYALAPATAALLPSGVARGLPAAPRNLPPLDSRPVLPPGQGSPLRLLGQASLLSPRPPQSEPPHR